The region CATCATCCCTGAAATAGTTAAGATTTGTGGTTAAAATTCCTGAGTCCTCCAGAAAAGGATAGCCATTATTATTGCCAGAACCATACCTACATAAGCCCAAAGCACAATCTACTCCATAAGTTCCAAGATTGTTGATAAAACTGGTAACATTATTCCTTACCGCTTGTTGGTAAGGATCCATTGAGCCACTATTATCCATTAAAAAAGCAATATCAACTAACCGAGAGCCAGTTCCCTGAGAAGGAGGAGAAACCTCAAAAAAATCGGTCTGCAATGTTCCATTTTCATACACCTGGAAATTATTTTCTACAAGATTACTCATATCCTGACCTTCCATAGAAACTGATACCGTTGAATATACAAAAGGAAAATTCTGAGTGTTAATACTAATCAAATCTAATTCCGGAACTACTTCATATACACTTTGCAAAATTTGGATATCGTCAATACCCCAACCCTCATAATAATTACTACTATCTGCAGTAAGCCGAAAGAGAAATTGGATATTTTGCGAGGCAAATTCTGTGATATCAATAGTTGGTTGAACCCATCCTGATTGACCGGTTTGAAGAAAAATAGTTCTTTGGAAAACCCCGTTAGCATACACATCAATATAGATATTGTCGTATGAGGTTTCAGTTTGCCACCAACTCCAGAAACTAAGAATATATTCTGTTCCTATAGTGGTTATTGATGGAAGTTGAATAACAGGGCTTAGTAATTGATAATCAGCCCCATTATTATAGGGATGATTAGTGAATGCACTATTAGGATAAGAATATGCACCATAAGTAGAATCCTGTCCAATGTTCCAGCCATAACCAAGAGTCCAGTCATTAGGCATAGATTCAAAATTTTCTTCATAAATTAGCGTTGAACTTACCACACCTCCACTACGGTTATTTATTGTAGAAGAATAAGGTGCAGGTAAAGATTTTCCCTTTGGAATGTCGGATGTAATATCTTTTGCCATCATAGTTGCAGTGGCAAAAAAGAAGGATATTGTTATCACAACCAACAGAATACTTAGTGTTTTACTTCTCATTTTATACTCCTATTCGTTTATTGAGATTATTTTTATAAAATACCTGTCCTGATTGACAGGGATAATACAATATGGCTCGGATACAATATATTCTTGAATCCATTGAGGGGAATTTATATCGTTAAAGCATAGCACACGATAATTTATTCCGCAAACAGGCAAACCCGAAGTATCTGTATTAACTGTTTGCCAGGTAAGCAGAAGAGAGTTTTCCGGCAAAAGTTGCAGAACCAGATTTTGAGGGCTACTTGGAACGGCAGGCAAAACATTTACCGGAATTTCATAAATAACCGGAGAATGATTTTCATCGGCAAGAGAAAACTGGAAAACCGTTTCACCTTTAAACCCTGCAGCGGGAATAACAGCTGCCTGTTGTAATGTTTCCTCGGGTTCAATGCTGATATTTTCTCCGCTGGAAAAAGTGATAGTTAGGGCATCCAAATCGGGGTCAAAAATTTTTCCCGCCCAGGAAAAAATTCCCTGTTGATTTTGGATTATCGGCAGGGGTTGAATTGTATCCAGGTAAACCGGAGGGGAATTAGCAGTATCTCTAATAACAGATATTTGCATATTCAGTGTTCCCCCGGTTCCGCTAACGGTGAATGAGGCAACTGTGGTTCCTGTAAAACCGGCTACAGGATAAATATTTAGCCACACAGAATCCTGCAAAGTAACCAGGTTCTGAACCAAATTAGCATTAGGCAGGCAGTTAAAATTAAGCGTGCCACTACCCACTTTAAAATATCTGTTCAGGTTAAGACCCTTTGTAAGATTATCGGAAAAAAGCAATTCCGGCAGAGTAAGAACTTGATACGGCATTGCATTATTATATTGCATTTGGATGGAACCGGAAGTAACCCAACCGGTATATAAATAACTACTCTGAGTAAGCATATTGATATTTTGGCTGTTGAAAACTAAACGGGGCTGGTAACAAGCGGGAAAAAGTCCTGTTATATTCCAGGAAAGACGATAGTTATTACTTAAAGGAGTGCCGCTTTTAGAAAAAGTAAAATTCCAGGTTTTTGCTGCAGGATTTATAGATCTGATATCTTTTATGTAATTTCCATTGAAAGTTGAGCCCCAATCGTTGTGTGGAAAATAGGCACGCACATAAGGAGTATTATTAGGAGGAGGAGAAAGAGGAAAATCATAGGTGTCAAAACCATCTGCAGCACCCTTACTTTCACCCAAATATATATAGGCATTTATGGAGTTCCCGGAACCCAAATTGGCAAGACAAAAATCTATTCGCCAATCTGCCTTAAGAGTAGTCGCTGCGCAAAATGTAAGTATAAAAAGAAACACTTGCTTACACCGCGCTAAACACTGCGCCATATAATCACCTTCTCCAGCATTGTAATCTAAAAAACACTCCATAGCTTCAAGCTTTTCCTGTCAAGTTTTTTTTGCCTGTCATCAACCCTTCTTTTAGCTTTATGCTGCTAATGAGATTGCCGTATCATTCCCGTATCGTGATATGAGAACGATACGGGAATTATATCGGAAGGTTATTGAGAGAATTTCGGAATTGCTTTGGGAACAATCTGTAATTAATTTGCTATTGGCTTGCGGTGTATTGAGATAGCAGATTATATCGGCAAATAAAGAAGGTGCTGACCCTTTTTTTTAATAAATTTGTGGCTGTTTTGTTTTTTCTCTGCTACTTATCTTACCCCAATTTGAAAAATAGCAAGCTCCGTTTAGAGCAGATATTTAAGCTTGACGAAATTGAGATACTAAAAAAAGAGTTTTGTAAATATAAAAAGTTCCCAAAACAAGCTAAGGAGTTATGTTGATGGATTATTATGAATCGTCTCCTCTGTCCGTTTCCAATATTAAGGAAGATGATCTAATTGCCCCTTCTATGAGGATCAGTGACTGGCTGGTAGTTCTAATTCTGCTGATGATTCCGCTGGTAAATCTGATAATGCTGATAATTTGGTCTATAGATAAAAGCGGCAATCCCAACCGGAGAAGTTTTGCTCAAGCGGTATTACTTTTTATGGCTGCCTTGCTTGTTCTATCCGGTTTCTGGCTTGGCAGGATAACCTGCTGGATTTTTCAGCTTATGAATTTTATGTAATAATAAGGAGAAAGTATGAAATATTTAGATTTGGCAATGAATGCAGCTGAAACACTCGGTGCAGAATATGCCGATATCCGCATTCAAAAAACAACTGATCAGGTAATTTATCTGCAAAACCTATCCCTGAAACATACCAGTAACAACATTATTCAGGGATATGGCATTCGGGTGTTCAAAGATGGTGCCTGGGGTTTTGCCCATAGCAATGTTTTTAGTGATGAAGCAGTTTTAGCTACCGTAAAAAAAGCGTTTAATACAGCAACGCTTTCTGCTGCTGTGAATAAAGACAAAAAATTGCGTTTAGCCCCGGAAAGAAGTTACCTTGCTACTTACAAGACCCCCGTTAAAATAGACCCTTTTTCTATTCCCGTTTCTGAAAAGATAGACCTGATGATGGAAGTATCACGCACAATGCTTGCTTACGAGGGAATTAAAAAAACAATCTTTCTGCTGATGATGCAAAAGGATGAAAAACTTTTTGCCAGCACTTTAGGCACCCGATTAGACCTAACTACGCAGTTTATCAATCCCATGATTACAGCTGTGGCAGTAACTGAAAATGACAGTCAAAGCCGCACTTTTGATGATGGTGGCAGAGCTGTAGGTTGGGAATGGATTTTGGAACTGGATTTGCTGGATAAAGCAAAACAGATTGCCCAAGAGGCATTGATCAAAGTGAAAGCCGATACTCTTGGAGCTGAAGAACGCAGGTCTTTAGTGCTTGATCCTAATCATTTGGGTTTAACGATGCATGAAAGTGTGGGTCATGCTACTGAACTGGACAGGGTTTTAGGTTGGGAAGCTGATTATGCCGGTGTTTCTTTTGCAACCCCGGAAAAATTGAACAACTATCATTATGGCAGTGAAGTGATTAACTTTATGGGAGATAACACTTTGGAAGGGGGTCTTGCTACTCTCGGTTTTGATGATGATGGAGTTCCCGGTCAGAAATGGTATATTATTAAAGACGGTATTTTGAAAGAATATGGCAGCACGCGAGACACGGCTTTGGAAATTGGTTTAAATGCTTCCCGCGGTTGCAATCGTGCTACCTATTATTTTAATCAACCAATTAACCGGATTCCAAATTTATATTTACTGCCCGGAAAAAAACCTTTAACTCCGGGTGAACTTATTGCCGATACGGAAGATGGTGTTTATATTCAAGGTAGAGGAAGTTATTCTATAGACCATCATCGCATAAATTTCCAGTTTGGCGGTGATTTCTTCTGGGAAATTAAGAACGGTAAATTGATTCGTCCCCTGAAGAAAGTTATCTATAAATCCTGCAATCCTGAATTCTGGAATAGCTGTGATGCAATTTGTGATGAGCGTTTTTGGCATCCCTTCGGGGTTGTAAATTGCGGTAAAGGCCAGCCCCCGCAAACAGGTAGAATGACTCATGGTTCCGCAACGGCAAGATTTCGTAATATCCGTGTAGGAGGTTCACAATGAATAGCGAAAAAATAGTGCAATATATTCAGAAACACTGTATAGCTGATGACTGGACACTGAATATTTCAAAAGATGACAGCCATGAAACACGCTTTGCCCAAAATGTTATTACTCAACACATTGCCGGTGCAATGAAAACAATTTCTCTAAGCGTTGCTTTTGGCAGTAAAGCAGGCAGCTGCACTGTAAATCAGGATGATGAAGAAAGCTTGGCATACATTATTAAAACAGCTGAAGATATTGCTAAACTGGCTCCCGAAGACCCTGAATTTGTTCCTTCCGAAGGTAAAAAAGATATTCCCAAGCTCGCAAACTGTGATCCTGAAACCAAAACCCTGGTACCGGAACAAATGGTAGAAATCGTCCGAAAAAGCGTTGATAGGGCAAAAAATATTGGAGCTACAGTTTCCGGCTTAACAGAAAAACATATTGAGACCAACGCTCTGTTTACAAAAAACGGTTTTGCCGGCGAATATGAAAAAAGTGATTTCGGCCACTCTTTGACCCTGAAAAAAGATGAAGTGGAAACAAAGGTTGCCTATGAAGCGAAAAACTTTGCCGATTTTAACCTGGAAGAACTTCTGGAAAAACTGCAAAATCAGGCAGCTACGCTTGCTGTTAAACAAACATTTGAGCCCCAAAAAATCGCTGTCCTTTTAAGACCTCTTGCTCTGCAGGAATTGTTTTGGTTTATGGGCTGGATGATGGACCGCCGCTATGCCGATGAAGGTATCACTCCTTTTACGAACCAAATTGGAAAACCCTTCTTTGGCGAAAAATTCAGCTGGCTTTCTACTTACAAACAACCAACTCTTTTAGCTCCACCTTTTACTTCCGACGGCATAATTGCAGAAGAAATTCCCTGGGTGGAAAACGGCATCCTGAAAAACCTTTACACCAGCCGCTATTGGGCTAAAAAGATTGGCAGTAAACCCGGCGATAACTATAATATGTTTATTCCCGGCGAAGGTTATAGCGAAGAGGAAATGCTGCAAATGGTGCCCCGCGGTCTTATTGTAAATAGCTTTTGGTATATTCGCACCGTAGATATGAAAGCAGGTGAATTTACCGGAACTACGCGTGACGGAGTATGGTATTTTGAAGACGGAAAAATTAAATATGCAGTAAATAATCTGCGCTTTAACGAAATCCCTCATGAAGCAACCAAAAGAATTATTGCAACCGGTAACAGTGAGCTTGCCAACCCCATTTCTCTGTTGCCTGCAATGCTGATTGATGGCTTTAATTTCGTGGATAAAACATCCTTTTGAAAGAAATAAATTGACAGAAAATACATTTTTTAAAATAGGAGTATTAAAGGCGATTCAACATTCATACCAAGCCAGTTCCTTTTATCTCGGGAGTGCCTTTGGACCAGAATGTTCAATCCCGTAATTAAAAGGAGATGCCAAATGCCAGACAGAACACTCATTTGCCAGGACTGCTCCAGGGAATTCGTTTTCACTGAAGGTGAGCAAGAATTCTATAAGGAAAAAGGCCTTCAGAACGAGCCCAAACGCTGCCCCGATTGCCGTAAAGCAAAAAAGGCACAGTTTAATCGTAACAGACGCAGACAATCTAATTAGATAGTTACTAATCTGTTAACGCCACTGCAAAAATGTAGTGGCGTTTTTTTTATACTAAAAAAAGCGAGATGGCGAGATGGTGAGATGGTGAGATGGCGAGATGGCGAGATAGCGAGATGGTGAGATAGCGAGATGGCGAGATAGCGAGATAGCGAGATAGCGAGATAGCGAGATAGCGAGATAGTGAGATGGCGAGATGGCGAGATGGTGCTATCTCACTAATCACAGTTTCAGCAGTTTACGCATAAATGCTCGTTCTTGGGTTTTAACCACCATCAAATAGATTCCGGAAGTAGTATTACGCTGTTTATTATCCAAGCCATCCCAAACCAGGTGATGAATTCCTGTTTCCAGATACGGATATTCCACTGTCCGCAGCAATTGTCCTTTAATATTATAGATTTGCATAGTTACCGGGGCAGGAGAATAAACTTTCAGCTCCAGAGATACGAAATTTCCAAAAGGATTGGGATACGCATGTAAATATTCCATTTCCTCAGTTGAGATAAGAGGTGTTTCCGGTTCGGGAAAAGGCATTATTAGAACCGCAGGACCAAAAACCTGATTAAATCCATCGTAAGAGATTGATTCCAGCCAATAGTACAAAGTATCGGACAAAGCAGTTTCCGAATCGTAATAGCGATAGTTATTTCCTGTTACCAAACCTGTTGCCGGAATAATTACAGAATTCAGTTTAACCGCATTAGATATATCAGAACAGCTATTTCGGTAAAGATTGTAACCCAGCAGATTGGTTTCGGAGGCAGTATTCCAAAAAACAGTTGCCCCGTTAGCATAAGTGGCATAAAAAGCAGTAAGTTCTACAGGCAGAGTTACTTCTTCTGCTGTGAAGAAATCCATTATGCGAGCTACAAGGTTTGCTTTGGTATTAGGAAAAGTTCCATCCGCCAATTCGCTCAAAGCATAGCTGAAAACAAAACTGCGCTGATTATAGCCACCGGCACAAGCTACAGCTACACATCCGTAATCACTTTCCTCAAAGGCACTTCTGGCATAAGGATAGAGCCCTGTAAAACGGTCTATATAGTCCACTTTAGTTTGCAAAGAAGAGGTAAACAGCATTCCCGCAGAAGGTGTATAAGCACAACCGCTAAGGTTATTAATAGCATTATTTGCGCCATCTTCAGCACTGCTTATTCCTAAAAGGGGCCAGAGAACTTCATAAGCATCCAGTTCACCTTGAATATTCGGAAGATAGTAAGTTAAATCAAAACCGACAACATCCACTCCTTCAATATATACTCTTCCGCCGGAAAGTAAGTAGTTATATAGGGCATTAAACATATAGGGTTTATCAAAGCGCACAATATTACTACCCACAGCTCCAAAACTTAAAAAGACCGCCTCAAAGCTATAAAACGAAGAAGGAAAAGTAGTTCCGTAAGTGCAGGTGTAGCCCAGGTTTTGTAAAGTGCTTTTGATAAAGGTTCCGCTCATATCTCTTCCGCCGGAAACACCTTCCCAAACAAATATTCCTCCGGCATTAATAAGAATGCTGAAGGAAAGGTTATTTCCTGCCACCACAGACAAATCTGCAGTTGTCTGCAAATTGAAAGTTACATATTGGGAAGTAGCAGTTGGCAAAACATAGATGCTGAAGACCTCTTCCAAAGTTATATAATCATCGGCAGGAATGTTTTGATTGTGGCTACCGGAAAGGATATTTACATAAGGATTGGTAGTAGAAAGAGTAAAAGTGCCGTTAGCAGAATAATCCCCGTAACTTTGCAAAAGCAGATTTACGGAAAATGTTTCTCCTGGCTCCACAGCTAAATTGCCGTTAGCATCCGTAGCACCTCTATTTTCTATTAAGGCAAGGCGGATTTCTTCATCGGGAAGAGGATTATCATCCTGCAGCGCACGCTGGGCATTCAGTTTGCCTTCTCCCAAAAGATTTTCTTTGCCGGAATTAACTGCATCTACATCATCACAGCTACCTTTAATTCTATTTAGAAGGTCATTTTGGCTAATATCGGGAATGTAGGACTTTATTAGTCCTGCTAAAGAGCTGGCTATCGGGCTGGCATAAGAAGTAGCATTACTAACTGTTGCATAACCACCTGCAGCTAAAGTCCAGATTGAACCGGTAGGAGCACCTACATCTACATAAGAGCCATAACTGGAAACGGATGATTTTATCCCGTCATTTTGTAAAGCTGCTACTGCCAAAACATTTTTATAGGCAGCAGGATAAACAGGAATCGTATTATTACTGTTACCAGCAGCAGCTATAATTACTGAACCTAAAGAGTAAGCATAATTTATAACTTCCTGGTTTGCTTGCGAATAAGTATTACCACCCCAACTGCAATTGATAATATCCGCTCCGTTTTCAGCAGCATAAATAATACCGTCATAGCCATTATAAATGGAACTTGAACCCTGATAACTGCAGGAAACAGGCATTAGAGTTAAATTCCAGGCAAGCGAACTAACCCCGATATTATTGTTTGTTCGGGCAGAAGCAATCCCGGAAACTGTTGTGCCATGACCACTGCTCTCATAAGGATTATTGGATTCACCTCCATTACTGGTAAGCATAAAATCCCAACCAATAAGGTCATCAATTTTTCCGTTATTATCATCATCAATTCCATTCAAGTCACTTGAATCCATAACCCAAGTGCTTCCGTTATTATAAATGGTGTAACCGTTGTGGTTGGCATCTTCACCCAAATTTTGCCAAATATTTTCTGCCAAATCAGGATGAGTCCATTTACAGCCGGTATCTACAATAGCAATTATTACAGGAGAAGTTCCATTTTCCCCTTGATGAATATCCCAGGCAGCTTCTGCTTCCAGAGAAGTAAAATAGTAGGAATCTTCATAGTATTCATCATCGGGAAAGACAAAAGCTTTATCGGGATAAATAACTTCCGCATATTGCACAAAAGGGTCTGAAGATAGCAGATTTACAACTGCCTGCGGGGGATAGGAACTATGCACTCCAAAGATCAGAGAAAGCTCACATTCTTCTCTTTTTTGCGGCGAAATAAGGAATTTAGAGTTTATAGAAGAGACCTGCAATTTTTGCAGTTTTTCATCTATAGAGGCAATTCCTGTGCGATTATGGGACTTTTGCAAAGCAGAACGATATTCCGGTTTCAGCTTAAAAATAGCGGTTCCTGCATTTTCACTAAAATCAGCAGCAAAAAGACCAAAAGCAAGCAATAAAGCTAAAAAAACAGTAAAATACTTCATTTTATCCTCCTAAAAAACGGATTCTCTCCTCCGTGGAAAAATGCCCCTATCTTCTTTTCCGAAACGGGGTATGATATGCAGATGAAAATGCGGAATACTTTGTCCCGCAACAGAACCGCAATTCATAGCTAAATTATAACCATGCGGCTCAAACTTTTCCTCCAGCAATTTCTTTACTGCCAAAGTTATCTCGTGTAAAGAGACAACTTCTCCGGCATCCAAACTAAAAAAATCGGGAGTATGACGCTTGGAAATTATCAAAGCATGACCTTTGCTGACGGGATATTTATCCCAAATAGCAAAGAAATGTTCATTTTCTGCCAGATAAACTGAGCAGTCAAGATTACAAAATGAGCACGGCATAATTTTATTCCTCTGTTGTATATAATAATTTGTTAGCTCAATAAAACCAGAATAATGTTTACTGAATAAGAACTGCTTTAAAGTGTTACCAAGATGTTATCAGTAGTGTTGTTGTGTAGTCGGAGCTTTTTTTTCTTGCAGTAAAAGCCCTATCCCAAAAGTATTGTTCTTAAAGAGACATATTTGTTTCTGCTTTTAAGGAGTTTTTAATGAAATATAAAGCCCAAATCCTTCTGGCAATATTCCTGGTGTGGATTTTTGCCTTGTCTGCCGCTAAACCCGATCCGAATGCTTTAGTTGGCAAAGTTGGTGACCGAGAATATAATTACAAAAAATTCAATGACGGTTTCAAAGCATATCTGGAATATTATAGTAAGGGAAAAGTTCTTACCAAACAAGATAGCATCCGCTTTAATAATCAATATTGGGAAGAGCTTGTCGGCATCTATATTTATGATCAGGCAATCAAAGCCGGTAAAATAAAAGTTACCGATGCAGAGCTGGAAGCGGAAATTAAGAAAAATATCCCTCCTGAAGTTAAACAAATTAAGGATTTTCAGACCAACGGCAAATTTGACAAAGCTAAATATGAACAGGCACTAATAGAACATCCTGAATTCAAAAAACAGCTGATGGATTATTCTCGTGATATGTATTCCTACAATAAGTTAATTAAAACAATTAAAAATGAAGTGAAAGCCAATCCGGACAGCGTTAAAAATGCCTGGATGCACGATAATGACTTTGCCAGCGCTAAAATTATTTACTTTGATTACAGTAAGCTGACTAATATTAACGCAACCGATGACGAAGTGCGTGCTTATTACGAAGAACACAAAGAAGAATTTAAACGCGAAAATGGACGGAGCTATCTGCTGGCGCGTTTTGCCGGAAATTTAAGTAAAGCTGAAAATCCCGAACAACAGGCACAGGAAAATAAAGCACTTAGTAACACACTGTATAATCGTGCCAAAGAAGTTGGTTTGCAACAAGCGGCAACAGAAATGAATATCCCCCTGGAAGAAAGCCCTTATTTTAATCAACAGGACCAGTTAATACCTCTTATAGGTAGAGCTCCCGATTTGATTTCTTTTGCTTTTAACAATCCAATCGGTTCCATCCCGAATATTTTTTATGCTCCCACCGGCGATATTTTGGTGCTGGAGCTTAAGAGCGAAATTCCTGAATACTACATTTCTTTTGATATTAAAAAACAGGAAATGGCAATTAAGGCAACCCGCACCAAACGAATGTTCACAATGGATAATTATGTGCAGGAATTTATGCGGAGAGAAACACCTGAAACATATTTGGAAGCAGCTGCCAGAGATAGTATTGCCATTATTGAAGCAGAAAAAGTTCTGGTGGACAACGATATTAAACCCCTCGGTAAAATTCCTGCTTTAAACCAGGCAATTTTGAACACAGCAGTGGGCTCTTTCACTCCTCTTATTGAAAATGAAAAACATTGGTATCTGGCACTTGTAACTAAACGCCAACAACCGGATTTAACAATCTGGGAAAAAGATAAAAAGCAAATTATCGCAGATGCTGAAGCAAAACTTCAGGAAGATCACCTTAATCAATGGTATTTTGAGCAACGCCAGAAAACTAAGATAACGGATAACCGGAAGGATTTTTACGAGCTGCAAGTGCAGTTGAAATTGTAGAGAGAGCGAGAGAGCTTGAAGGCGAGAGGGCTTGAAGGCGAGAGGTCTTGAGGGCGAGAGGTCTTGAAGTCGAGAGGTCTTGAGGACTTGAAGGCGAGAGGTCTTGAAGACAACCCAATGATTGTAATGAGTGCGTAAGCCCCTCGGAAAATAAGGTTTAGAAGTTTTTCTGAAGGAACTTACCAGACAGAAGCTATCTCCCCATCGGCGTTTTGATTTATTAACTTGCTTTGTGGATTATGTTTAACTACCTGTTGCCTGCTCATTTCTTTAACGACTCTTTAACGACTCTTTAACGATACATTTACTTTGTTAAAGAGTCGTTAAAGAAGGTTTAAAGAAACATAAAAGATTCAACTTGGCAAGAAATAAGACACAGCTATGCCCAAGTAACGGTTTCGCCAATGACACGCTAATTTATTGCCATCTGAAGTAAATTTTAATTTAGGACGCTATAACTTATGGACAGGTGATAGGGAATAATGATGAAGCAAATTCTTTCTTCCCCAATATCTTATCGCTATTAACATTGTTTCCTTTTATGGCCTGACAGTTAAATTGCATAGACCTCTCCAAACTGCTGCTTTCGCAGGAATCTACATAATGCATAAATATTTATGTTTGATCGACGGGAAAACTATATTACCTGTTCAAATCTGCATAATCTTGGCAATCTGCGAGCAATTCATTTCCAGATTTTGATTGACGAACTATCCTTGCCTTTAAAAGTGGATATAAGAATGCAAAAATGGAATAATATAATGAAAAGATTAGCTATCCTCCTGATTCTGATTGCAGGATGTTTTGCCCTAAGGGCTCAAACGGGACTTTTTAATTTGAGCTATGCCATTCCGATTGAAGAAGCGGACTCTCTGCTTACCCAAATTGACTTTTATACGCCCAATTTTAACGACAATTTGGTTCGTTATTACCCCAAAACCAGTAATTATGTAGAAGCAATTCTGGTTTTCGTAGAGCCCAAAACCAGACGCATAGTGGGCTGGTTTATTAAATACAGTCCCGATAATTCGGAAGAAGACGATGCCTATATCTTGCAAACTCTGCAGGAATTACATGGCAAAACTAACCAATATGATGAAGAAACACAGCAACTTATCTGGTTTTTATCCACAACTCGCAGTGTGCATATTATGTATGCAGATGACAACAGTTTAACGGTGCTCTATTATGATGCCCATTTTCCAGAACTTTTTCATATTCCGGGTAGTCCTGCACTCATAGAAAAACCCGAAACAGATGGCAGCAATCCCCCTAAGGATACTAACCCTCCGTCTGCCGAACAAGATGCAAGGTAGTTAATTATAGCGGGAAAATATTGCTAACTATTGCAGGATACTATGTAGCAATATATTACTTGACTAATAAAGGCATTTATATTTTGGAGAAATAGGTAATAGCCGGGAGTAATAATGAACATACATTTCAGAGATGTCCAAAGTGGAAGCGTGGAAGCCAGAGCAATTATAGAAATTGCGGATGGTGTTTTTTTGAATGAGGTT is a window of Candidatus Cloacimonas sp. DNA encoding:
- a CDS encoding TldD/PmbA family protein → MKYLDLAMNAAETLGAEYADIRIQKTTDQVIYLQNLSLKHTSNNIIQGYGIRVFKDGAWGFAHSNVFSDEAVLATVKKAFNTATLSAAVNKDKKLRLAPERSYLATYKTPVKIDPFSIPVSEKIDLMMEVSRTMLAYEGIKKTIFLLMMQKDEKLFASTLGTRLDLTTQFINPMITAVAVTENDSQSRTFDDGGRAVGWEWILELDLLDKAKQIAQEALIKVKADTLGAEERRSLVLDPNHLGLTMHESVGHATELDRVLGWEADYAGVSFATPEKLNNYHYGSEVINFMGDNTLEGGLATLGFDDDGVPGQKWYIIKDGILKEYGSTRDTALEIGLNASRGCNRATYYFNQPINRIPNLYLLPGKKPLTPGELIADTEDGVYIQGRGSYSIDHHRINFQFGGDFFWEIKNGKLIRPLKKVIYKSCNPEFWNSCDAICDERFWHPFGVVNCGKGQPPQTGRMTHGSATARFRNIRVGGSQ
- a CDS encoding metallopeptidase TldD-related protein, encoding MNSEKIVQYIQKHCIADDWTLNISKDDSHETRFAQNVITQHIAGAMKTISLSVAFGSKAGSCTVNQDDEESLAYIIKTAEDIAKLAPEDPEFVPSEGKKDIPKLANCDPETKTLVPEQMVEIVRKSVDRAKNIGATVSGLTEKHIETNALFTKNGFAGEYEKSDFGHSLTLKKDEVETKVAYEAKNFADFNLEELLEKLQNQAATLAVKQTFEPQKIAVLLRPLALQELFWFMGWMMDRRYADEGITPFTNQIGKPFFGEKFSWLSTYKQPTLLAPPFTSDGIIAEEIPWVENGILKNLYTSRYWAKKIGSKPGDNYNMFIPGEGYSEEEMLQMVPRGLIVNSFWYIRTVDMKAGEFTGTTRDGVWYFEDGKIKYAVNNLRFNEIPHEATKRIIATGNSELANPISLLPAMLIDGFNFVDKTSF
- a CDS encoding zinc-ribbon domain-containing protein, translating into MPDRTLICQDCSREFVFTEGEQEFYKEKGLQNEPKRCPDCRKAKKAQFNRNRRRQSN
- a CDS encoding S8 family serine peptidase — protein: MKYFTVFLALLLAFGLFAADFSENAGTAIFKLKPEYRSALQKSHNRTGIASIDEKLQKLQVSSINSKFLISPQKREECELSLIFGVHSSYPPQAVVNLLSSDPFVQYAEVIYPDKAFVFPDDEYYEDSYYFTSLEAEAAWDIHQGENGTSPVIIAIVDTGCKWTHPDLAENIWQNLGEDANHNGYTIYNNGSTWVMDSSDLNGIDDDNNGKIDDLIGWDFMLTSNGGESNNPYESSGHGTTVSGIASARTNNNIGVSSLAWNLTLMPVSCSYQGSSSIYNGYDGIIYAAENGADIINCSWGGNTYSQANQEVINYAYSLGSVIIAAAGNSNNTIPVYPAAYKNVLAVAALQNDGIKSSVSSYGSYVDVGAPTGSIWTLAAGGYATVSNATSYASPIASSLAGLIKSYIPDISQNDLLNRIKGSCDDVDAVNSGKENLLGEGKLNAQRALQDDNPLPDEEIRLALIENRGATDANGNLAVEPGETFSVNLLLQSYGDYSANGTFTLSTTNPYVNILSGSHNQNIPADDYITLEEVFSIYVLPTATSQYVTFNLQTTADLSVVAGNNLSFSILINAGGIFVWEGVSGGRDMSGTFIKSTLQNLGYTCTYGTTFPSSFYSFEAVFLSFGAVGSNIVRFDKPYMFNALYNYLLSGGRVYIEGVDVVGFDLTYYLPNIQGELDAYEVLWPLLGISSAEDGANNAINNLSGCAYTPSAGMLFTSSLQTKVDYIDRFTGLYPYARSAFEESDYGCVAVACAGGYNQRSFVFSYALSELADGTFPNTKANLVARIMDFFTAEEVTLPVELTAFYATYANGATVFWNTASETNLLGYNLYRNSCSDISNAVKLNSVIIPATGLVTGNNYRYYDSETALSDTLYYWLESISYDGFNQVFGPAVLIMPFPEPETPLISTEEMEYLHAYPNPFGNFVSLELKVYSPAPVTMQIYNIKGQLLRTVEYPYLETGIHHLVWDGLDNKQRNTTSGIYLMVVKTQERAFMRKLLKL
- a CDS encoding HIT family protein, whose protein sequence is MPCSFCNLDCSVYLAENEHFFAIWDKYPVSKGHALIISKRHTPDFFSLDAGEVVSLHEITLAVKKLLEEKFEPHGYNLAMNCGSVAGQSIPHFHLHIIPRFGKEDRGIFPRRRESVF
- a CDS encoding peptidylprolyl isomerase, which produces MKYKAQILLAIFLVWIFALSAAKPDPNALVGKVGDREYNYKKFNDGFKAYLEYYSKGKVLTKQDSIRFNNQYWEELVGIYIYDQAIKAGKIKVTDAELEAEIKKNIPPEVKQIKDFQTNGKFDKAKYEQALIEHPEFKKQLMDYSRDMYSYNKLIKTIKNEVKANPDSVKNAWMHDNDFASAKIIYFDYSKLTNINATDDEVRAYYEEHKEEFKRENGRSYLLARFAGNLSKAENPEQQAQENKALSNTLYNRAKEVGLQQAATEMNIPLEESPYFNQQDQLIPLIGRAPDLISFAFNNPIGSIPNIFYAPTGDILVLELKSEIPEYYISFDIKKQEMAIKATRTKRMFTMDNYVQEFMRRETPETYLEAAARDSIAIIEAEKVLVDNDIKPLGKIPALNQAILNTAVGSFTPLIENEKHWYLALVTKRQQPDLTIWEKDKKQIIADAEAKLQEDHLNQWYFEQRQKTKITDNRKDFYELQVQLKL